The DNA segment GtgggttttttttagtttttttttagggTGCACAAACAGGTCACGTGgtgtgcacgttaaaggtacACTGAGGGCAAGTTGAAGTTCACCTGTTTCGATAAGGTACCGCGTAATTACAAAGAGACCATTCTCACCGAAAGCAGAGtctttataagctagaaaagaccactAAATGAAATACAGTTGTCGCCATCGCCGGCCGAATTAAcaagtaaaatgcatgcgtcgacaccgatttttttgggaggatcccagaggctaggctactCCGCCATATTCGCTACAAAATGGCAACAACTAgcagacgtcacgagtttgaatagATTTGTGGCGAGaatatttttaaatttatttttctcatACATAAATGTGTCTTTTTCTGCTGGACAAATGTCAGCATACCCTGAAAGAGCCAGAGAATTAATTTTTAttgagaacaataattggatgaagttatcctcagtgtccctttaaggggcGCGGGCAACTCTAATTTGACGAGGCACTTTGTTGCAGACCAAAATTTTCTCAGCAGGGACAAAGTTAAGAGGTTAAGAGGTTGCTAGCAGAGGATAGTTGACCTTCAAAATTTCTCTATGTGGCCCTTCATTGGCCCCCAGGAGGGCCTAGATATGCACTTCCTGCCTCCCCACAAAGCTCAATAATCACGCCTTCCACCCCACAGCGCAAACTTTGGTGCCTGTCTGCCGAACAACCTTAAAAAGTGTCCGTTCTCGCTGCACCATCTGCTAGTGTCTGCCATGGCGAACGGCGATGCGGGTGTGAGTGCTAGGCGAAAACAGGTCCCTTCCATGTATTGTGTCTGCACAATATATCCACAACAATATATGGCCCGAAACTTCCAGAGCTGGATTCATAGATTTCCATTGCAGTACTGAGACATGAAAACGCCGTGCCAAGATAGGCAACCGCTTTAAATCAGACCACTTTAAATCAAACTGCATTTACGTATGCACAGTAGCACAAAAGTCCAATgaaaaagcgaaaaataaaactaaGGTACGAAGTGTGTCAAGCTTCTTCCATTTGTATGCTGTATCTTTTTCTCGCTATTGCTGATATGCTTATGTTATAAAATGCCAGTGCACCCGAGCATCTACTGTCGTTAACTGCATTCATTGCAAGCATTGCTTTGCTTCACTTGTGTGCCGTCTGCTAGCTCAGAAGCTAGCGAAGAGGGCCAGCAGACTGTAGAAGAAGGAAACtacagttggatacaactcaagaacgaaacggcAAATGCCCCCAAAAGGagctcctccagccaatggcattgaCCGATTCTCCCAAATCGAGTGAATCTCCGCGTTGACCATCTCCTTGGACCTGGTAGCCTGAAATGGCAGGATGTGGCAAATGAATATggaataaccacggcttaatcggattaaccgtggcatcatgaaaatcggtcacgTCATTGGCTGGAAGACCCCTCTTGAGCCGCATCGGCCACTTCATTCGTGAGGTGTATCCGACTTTTTATTGGGATAGACCCTTTGCAAAACTCTAGAAATCAGCTCCTCTGAACAGTGAAAGCCCCTTCACCATGGCTGCCAAACCTGTTTTGAGGGCAGAAATCGGGTGCAGCGCTAGAAGCATCTATTGTCAGAGTAATGCTGCCTGCCTTTCCTGTGTGCTTCTGCTTTAAGTCCCTGTCGTAATAAAGGAATTAAGCCCAGCTCTGCCAAGGCATTGCTTCCCAGGTGCAATACACCCTCCTGCATTGCAGGTCACAAAGGGAGGGTGAAACACAGCTGTGCCAAGTAGTCTTCAGTGCTGCAGCCAATTTCTGCCCTTAGGATGGGCCACACTGCCATGGTAAAGAAAAGCTGACTTGCAGATTTTGGAATTTCAGTGCACACAACAGATGTACAGGACTTGAAACGGACTTTTGAAATGTTCTGTTTGTTGTGTGGGCTGTAATTCTAAAAGCATGTAGAACCAACTCACCCAAACCTTAACATTTTGCAAAAGGCACAGAGCGAGCAAAGCTAGCTCTTTGTCTCAGTCATGTATTTCTCACAAGGTCCCGTGTCACTATCCAATTCTTCTCAAACGCTTTAGACAAGCTGAGCAATGTACAAATTTTGACCAATTTTGACTGCTGCCTTTAAAGAACTCATTTACGTTTTCAAATCATCTGATGCCTCAAAACCATACACAACTCTCGCTTTGCTCTGCTGCTTTCGCACTGCGTGCGTCAGACAGAAGAGAGAAAAATGCTCAATCATTGCATTTCGAAGTGCAGAACTGGCATCTCAGAAATGGAAGTGCGGTGAATCACGTGTTATATTAGTAGCATGGTTTTGAATATAATGCAAGTtactgcacacaaaaaaaactcTCATTGCATTCGTGCAAATACAGTATGCATATGTTACCTGTGTGTGCTTTTTGGAAGGATATTATTAAGAAAAGAGCAGCATTTCATAGCAAACTGCCTAGAACTAGCAAATACAGTCGCAGACAGAACAATATGGACCACACTTCCACATCAAAACTTTTCTGTCATGTTGTGTAATGAAAATAGAAATGTTTGCTGGCTTTATGTGCAAATACAAAAGTAAATATCATTTGCATATGCATCAAACGTCCATTATTTTTCACTAGATAAGGCGTCAGAAGACTTTGACCACTGAAGCCTGGTTCATATTTTTCTATCCGGACTGTGTGTTTTACAATGGAATCAAAAATCAAACAGAATAACTGCAGCTGCTGGGAATGATaacaaaagaaaattaattagtaaaaaaaaatatgtatgcacAGATAGAAATGACAGACTGCTAACATACCAAACAGCAAAAATAATGTGCATTGAGCACAGATTTTTTTCATACATAAGTTTGTCATTACACATAAAGTAGGCATCCTTTCAATCAACCAGACCTGTCAGCTTCACTTTTCCCAAGAATCATGCCAAGTGTTTCACTGTGGAGTTGTGTTATTACAGGTCAGAAACTGCGCTCATCTACAATGATCGATCAGTTCTTGAAAACCACCACATCAGCGCTGCTTTTCGCTTGTTAACAGAAGATGACCAGAACATTTTATCCAGCCTAAGTAAAGAAGAGTACAAGTAAGTTATTATTTCCCAAAAATAATCAAGCCACTCAGGCAGATTACACGTCTTTTTGATTTTCACTTTGATGTCATATTTGTTGCACAAAAGCATTCCCTTCGCATTGATCCACTATTACCAGCACAAAGAACACACAGCATGCTATTTCATGTTTTGTTTAAAACCTTAAGCTTTCTACGTATAACTGCTGTACTACAAGGATGCATACACAAGGCTGTGAAAGCACCTGTAAAGTATTTTAATACTGGACTCTTCAGGGAACTTGTGAATAGTCTTTGACTCAAGTTGATTGCAGAGGTACTTGACGCCACTTTTAAGTTATATTTCTGTTAGCTTCAAAAATAATTATCCAAAATTCTGCCCGTTGTATGCACATATATATTATTTTGCATTAGTTGCACCAAGACATAGAGTTCTTCGAAggctgccgctgtggcacagtggttatggtgctcggctgctgacccaaaaaatgcgggttcgattgcggccatggtggtcgcattttgatggaggtgaaatgctagaggccaatgtattgtgcgatgttagtgcatgttaaagaacaccaggtggtcgaaatgaccggagccttccactacggtgtcccgcatagactgagtcgctttgggacgttaaaccccataaaccaatccaaaccaagAATTCTTCGACACCAACCCCTATTGCCCTACCAGTGTGATTGCAGAAGACAGATTCTATATTTAGGTCTTGTTCAGTGGGTAGTTTACTTCATCTGAAATAATTTACGCCATATCTGAATAAAATGATCCTTTGACAAAGTGTTACCTCGTGCCACTGCTAGGTACCTGCATGTTAAGAATCACTTTTAATAGTAGTGACTTTAAAAATGCATGCTTTCAGTAGTTCTTTGTGCTGCCACATTTAGCTCACGCACATTGTGGGTAATATATAATGTATTGTCATTTATAATAACTGTACATAATTAAAACTTGGCACATACAGGGTGAGTTTTTTAACCTTTACAGATTTTTAGTTTACAAACTGTGAGAGATATGTTGGTGcggtctgttgagctggattgtacagcaaggcaaaCATTATGCATCCCATATGGATcaataattaaataatttactAAAATTAACTAATAATCTTTTTATTTGCAATTTTAGGGGGCAAGGTTATATGGTGAAATTGATGGccatcaacatcgaaggtgagccgcgtttttaaattttcttaattggcaatgtggttcgaaatatcgaatgtCAAAAATATGTATTTTAAAGCACATTGAGCTGGCTTTCCTGCACTAAACATTTATAAAATAGCGTCTCTCGCATTTCTTATGCATCAAATACAGGTGCACTTGGTCTGTATTTGATGATGTAGAAGTTAACTTGACTTCAGCGACAATACGACGCGAAGCGACATCACTTTATAATTAGGTAATGCGGGAATGCCAACTCAAAAAGCtttcaaatgcatatttttggTGTCCTATATTTCGAACCTCAttgccaattaagaaaatttaaaacaggACTCACCTTCTGtgttgacggccatcaatttcaCAATGTAACTTTGCACCCTAAAACAAAAAATCAAaggtttattcattcatttaagTTAATCAATCTAATACTTGTTCCCTATGAGGTACTAAACAGGTAAAATGTTTGAATAAAGTTGCAGAGCAGCCCTAGAAACTCCCAGTTTTGCCACCACTTGATGGCAGCTTTAGTCCAAGCCCAAAACGAATATTCAGCACAATCTGCATATGGATATCTGCTCTGAAAGTTTTTCACAGGGTGCACACATTTTCTGGCTGTTGCTATGGCACGCAAAAGGTGGTGGCATAGCGTGCACACTCACTACCAGCAGTGCCTCAGCAGCCACAGTGTTTGGCACAATTTCATGCTCAAATTTAGGCACCCTGTTCATAATTAATTTTGATCGAGTTGTGGTTACGTCTTAATAAAGTGCAGCATTTTTATAAAGCTGCCTTAGCGCAGCTATAAGAAATACCAATATTCAAGTACTAGCAGGAGAAGCAGCAGTGACAACAATGATAAGAGAAATTATTGTCATCTGATAATGTGAGCGAGAAGAGATTGTAGCCATAACAATTATTCATGTTGGGAGCAACATAATTCTTCTCCATACATGCAATTTAGTTCTGCATTTCACAGAAATTGTGACTTTTTTTCAGCACAGAAttagtgtatttttattttcatctaTGAAATAGTGcatgcgactgctttgcctataTAAATGAATAATCATTTGCTTTAACCCTTTAACCACCAAATTATTTTCCAGAAAAAGTCCAAAATCGCCAATTTTTTTGGCATTTTTTGGTGAACTGACAGTTGTCAGGCTTAAAACACATGCAAAAGGTGCAAAATGCATTTCATGGACAACTACCACCCTCTAGTGTTATAAATTGCAACCTCCCCATTTGCCGACCGTAACTCATTTTTGGCAGTGGGAGCAAGGTAGCGTCGGGCAGGAGTAGTGTGACTCGTCACTAGCAATATTGGTACAATCTCCCATGATGAGCACAGCTCGGAGTTGGTGCTTAAAGGGTTAACTGTGCACATACTGCTCTCTCCTATTGATCATTTGTGAATTTTTATGCCTGTGATGATCATGCAAGCCCTTACGAATGATTTAAATATGGTAGAGCATTTAACATTTGAAGTGGACCCGATACCACTACTAATCGGCATTTGGTTAGATTACTGATCCTTGTGCTTTGCTGCTTTTTCAGAGAGTTCCGCCTGTTGGTGATTGAAATGGTCTTGGCAACAGACATGACTTCTCACTTCCAACAAGTAAAGACTATGAAGACAGCCCTCAGTCACCATGATTTCAGGTAGGAGCATGCTGTACTGGCCACATGGCGCAAGCATAAAACTTGACACAATTTTGAGTGGTCATCAGTCTATTTATGCTACTCTTGCTGTTTACTAATATTTTGCTTCAATTTAATCTGGTTAATTTTTAAGGCACTATGCAGAAACCACAATGAATAACCACCATGTATGTAATTGTGAAAGTTAGGAAAAGTGCCCACTTAAAATCATCATGGGTTTGAATGATAGTCTAGCAGCAACTGAAATTTAGCAAAATTAGGTCTGTTATTTCCAGTGCATCTTAGAACCAGTAATGTCTCTCACTGTTCTAAATCACACCAACATTAATGTTACAGTTGATGTTAAAAATTAAGACAAGGCACACTATATAACATTGGACAGTAATACAGAAGACCGGAAGCTAAACTCCATACAATCAGACAAAATTTGTTCGCTCTCTACCACTTCCATGACAGCAAGAACAATTTTCCACATTCTGAAAATTATGTAGCTTAAAATAGCATGCCTGATGATAAAATTATGTGTAATTATGTTGCGATGGTCCACAATGTACTCCAATCTTACTTCTGATGCAGCCTTGACAAGGCCAAAGCACTGAGCTTAATCCTGCACTGTTGTGACATCAGCCACCCAAGCAAAGAATGGAGGCTGCACCACAGGTGGACTTACCTTCTTATGGAGGAATTTTTTCAACAGGCAAGTTACAGAATTCTTTCCACTTTGGCTTTTTCAATCCCTTCTGCTATATACAAAGAATTGAAGCACAGGACCTTGCTATATTGTGATGAAGGGTTTGCATTTCTGCATCAGCTGGCAATGAATAACTGCAACAGCGACTTCTGGGTATGCTACAGGACATTAATCAGCATATGAAGTGTATTGATACACTGCGCCCTCACAGGACAAATTTTTCAGCACAGTACCACACATCTGAGCGTGCTCATAATAAACAAACATAGAAATCTGCGCTGTAAATTTGAAGAAAAGATACTGAAATTATGAATGTTTGGCCaagaaaaaaaggtgcaactGTGCCTTAAGCTCTACCTTCACTGCAAGTCATGAATATGGGGCCATTTCAAAGCTAACCATACGTTATGGCTATGTAGCTGATTCATTCCATATGATGCTATTGTCTTCAactttttattcattacatgttGCACTTGTTACATAGTGAATTTCATGATTATTTAGGCAGAACATTAACAAAAGCTCAAGACATGACAGAAGCTAGAAACAACAGTGGAATAACAGAAAGCCACAAAGCAAAAAACTGGATATGAGAATCATTGAAGGGATACTGAGGACAACTGCATCCAattattgttcttagtaaaaattgattctctgtcTCCTTCTGACTATGCTGACATTTGTCCGGCAGAAAAAGACCAATTTATTCCCGGCAGTCGATTCAAATTCCTGACATCCTTACCGAAAGGGACAGATTGCCAtcatttggaagtgaatggcgatGTAGCATAGCCTTTGGGATCCAGAACTCTGTCTCAATGACATATTTTACTTGTGAAATCGGCTGGTGGTGGTGACAcctatgtttcattttttttttgtcttttcggCTTATGCAGCTCAGTCTTTGGTGAGCATAGTCTCTTTGTGACTAGATCGCGGTGCCcagtcgatacaggccaacttctatttgtcctcagtgtccctttaggcCTTGAAGTTATAAAAGTACCAGTTAATAGCCTCTGACAATTTACATGTTAATTATGCACTAGTTTTCGGCATCTAAAATGTGGTTCCAAGGATTTCTGAAATGCCCAATACTGAAATTCATTGCTCATTACAAGAAAATTGCGCAAGTAATGTTGCCAAATGATCGCACTATGCCACTTGAGGCTCAAAAGTCATGCAAGTGTCAAGGTTTCCAGTTAGTTTTGCACAAGTTTGAGAAACCATAACATGGCACACACATACCAACATTCCTGTGCCCTTACTTCTTTGCACATTACACATAGGCCTCATTGGGAGTGATGAGAATAACTGTGCTGCCTGAACTGCCTGCTTTCTTATCACAGGGTGACAAAGAACATGAACTTGGACTTCCTTACTCACCGTTGTGTGACAGGAACACAACGCTCATCGCGGAGTCCCAAATAGGTACAACTCTAGATGACTTGCCTGAACTATGCTTGCACTGATAGTTGCTGTGCATTGTGTTTGCCAAGTGTTTTCACCAAGTTTGTAGCACATCACAGTCTTAAATGTATGCTGTGTACCACAAGCTCAGTAACAATCAGAAATAGTTTTGCCACAAGCTTCGTAACGAGTGGAAATACCTAATTTTATGACAGAATGAAACCTCTGACAAGGTTCAAGAACATGCATGGCATCAAGCACTTCACTTCAGTGCCTCCTGTGCAAAAACTTGCTACTTTTCCTTCTTGTCTTTATTGTTGACTAGTTTGGTCAAAAGCATTACACACAAGACATAGAGCAGCACTGGCTTCTGTGCACAGTCTGTCTCAAAGACACCATCTCTTCACTATTTGTTAATATTAACAGAGTCGGCCTTGTACAGAACTGAATATCCTGGACTTAGCATGCTTACTTTCTGCCTTAGGTTTTATTGACTTCATTTTGAATCCAACTATGGATGTGTGCGGGGACCTCTTGGAAAAAATACTCCTTCAGGTTGCACAAAGAGCAAATGAAGACAGCATTTCTGAAGAAGGCAGTGAGAACAAGATAACAGGTAAGACAGCTTTGATCCCAAAGAACTTGACGAAGTCAGCTCTCTTGAATAATGGAGTTCACTACCAGCATGCTTGTTACCATCAGCATTCTGAAGAAATTTAACGGCGTCTGGTACAGTATGATATGATATGTGGGGTCTAATGTTCCAAAACTGTACATTGGCTATGAGAGACATCATAGTGGAGTGCTATAGATTAATCTGGCCATCTGGGATCCTTTAGCaatgcattgacatcacacagcacatacGCGATTTTGAATTTCGCTGCGATTGCAATGCTGCCACCATGGCCAGGGTTTGATTCAACTGCGTTTAGCGTAGTAGGATATGATatgtggggtttaatgttccaaagctgCACATTGGCTGTgagagacaccatagtggagggctatggATTAATCTGACCATCTGGAATCCTTTAACAATGTAtcaacatcacacagcacataggGAATATTGAATATCGCTGTCATCGGAATGCGACCACCATGGCTAGGGTTTGATCCCACGAGCTTGGGCTGAGCAGCTGAATGCCATAGCCAGTGATGTACCATAGAGACTTAACAGCATTTGGTGCTCTGCAAAAATATATGCTTCTATCAAAAGCAAGATTGATCACTCATGCTGCCTTTAAGATGACAAGGAAATAGAATTCCCTTTTGTCCTGTTATTAGTGGATTACAAATAAAAACAACATTAATATTTTATTCTGCTACCAGTCTGGAGGTTTACATGTTATAAGGTTAATCATATTTGGAATACCAAGCACATAGCCagagctgtaattttttttatggaggGGCTACCAGGGCAGTTCGCTACAGAGAAGTGTCTGAAGACAGCAAGCAAAGCTGAAGGTCCTTCACATAAGGATGTGTGACAGCCGGATAGTCTAGAATGAGTGTGTGGTGTGGAGTCGCCTCACAAATGCTGAAACTGATGTAGCATAACTTCACTATGAACCTCAAAATGCAGCATTTGCACAAGTTGCAGTTTTTGtggatttttttaaattttagatTGAAAAGAGGTATGTATGGCACTGATCGTATGCAGATTTGGGTCCCAATTTACATGGCTGAAACACAGCATTTACTTTAGTTGCAGTACATACTGTTGCACCTCTtaacaaaaaaattatttaaaaattgCACAGTAATGCTATTCCATACAATTAGGTCTCAGtttgtagaacaaagccaagggGTCTCTGCTATACACATCAGGATTTCGTCATTGAAAGGGAAGTTGGATGTGTATATTGTGTGGCGTTGTCACATGAATACAATATGTGGATGAGTTAATGACAGACTGTTTGATGCTCTATTAGATGCCATTGCAGGTGCTCTTGATCAACAGTGCATTATGCATTATTATTCTCTTGCTTTCAGTTAGAATACACGAGTTAATGAGCTGCTAGACAATTGTCCGCTACTCTATGTGTGCAATGAAAACCTTTAATTGTTGTGCAGAGGTCCTTAGTGAAGATGATGGTAAGGCACAGGATGACAGCAAAGCAAAAGATGATGCCAAACAACAGGATGACAGCAAACAAGAGGATGCCAAACCACATGAAGATGGCAAGAAACTGAGTGACGAAAAAACACAGCAACGCTCACTGTCCACTGTCCGGCCAATGCGTACCACAAGCACCACAAGCATCACAAGCCTGACAAGCATAACAGCCATCAGCACTGATGAAGGCATCAAATCTGGCAAAGTAGGAAGTGCACCTTCTTCACCAAGGTCACCAAAAGGTCAGCTCGCTCCTAAGGAGCTCAAGAGGCCTTGGCTCAAGTACTTGGAAGAAAACCGTAGCATGTGGCAAGAGAGGGCAGCACAAGGTAACTACTCGCATGTCCATTTTTACCCTTTGAGACACAAGCCCTAGAACCTCGAAAGCAAGCGTACATGTAAAAGAATAGACATGCATAACCCTTGTACAGGGTGTGAAATTTTCTTAACACAGTCGTCACATCTTTATTTGAGCAAAGGCATCTGCTGCAAAGATGCAAAAGCACCTATGTAGTGGCATTAGGTCCAACAGAAAGTGGATAGTGACATGAACAGCATGCTGTGCACTGCTTTTGATTAACCATTGGTCTCAGAAAAACCTGAACTTGGCGTGTCCGCACAAGTAACAGTACAGGCAGCCATAAAGTACCATGCCTACCTCCAATAACAGAATAATAGCTGCATATGCACTGATAGCCTGCTGTAAAAAGCATTGTTCAAGATGTATAATTGTAATATTCCAGTAATTTTACTCAAAGAAACCAGAGTGTGGTCACAACAAACTAAACTCGGCTTGTTTCCTTGCACcaagttttaaaagaaaaatgttgactATGGCACCACTGTATTCCTGAATGTTTTTTGGCACTgttctgctgctttctgcagtcacagactttttctttctgctcttcagATGCTGAGGCAAGAAGAAAACGAGCAAGCCCGGGAAACGAAGGACTGGAGTCCAGTCGAACAGAGTCTACTCCAGCAGAGTCAAAGACAGTTCAGCTGAAGCCTCTAGCAACCAAGCCTTCAGAGTCCAAACTAGCTGAACTCCAACCCCTTCAGTCCAAGTCCCTCGAGTCAATGCCTTTGGAACATAAGCCATTGGAATCTAGAACCCCTGAGTCCAGGTTGTTAGAGTCAAAACACACTGACCCTCACACCATGGACTCCAAAAAACTTGAGCTTTCGTCGCTGGAGTCCACTCCACTGGAGGCTACAGCAGACACAACTACGTCAGCACATTAAACTGTGTGTTAGTTC comes from the Amblyomma americanum isolate KBUSLIRL-KWMA chromosome 1, ASM5285725v1, whole genome shotgun sequence genome and includes:
- the LOC144113214 gene encoding dual specificity calcium/calmodulin-dependent 3',5'-cyclic nucleotide phosphodiesterase 1A-like isoform X7; amino-acid sequence: MQIDGPGAPESSLLAQNRMGKDALQKSNSVPLMTGNSRRPEATRKCVLRLDGYSYLIVANPPPEAPAKDAPEGEAEEEDAGDPTKPGTVVVRRFQPRVATVVREKAGEQCDEGGRQNDAAAETEASAAGDRRHGKSHGALGDARPLPPVDTLEACDKAANRLRDLSTHLQHGDVPLDMLQKTLQYAACVLEAVCQDETRKMLDEEDDLSEVQPDAVPNEVREWLASTFTRQAATQRKRSEDKPRFRSVANAIRAGIMVEKIYRRMSSSTLLQIPPHLANLLKYVDDWCFDVFNVNEVANGQVLRYLTYELFGRYGIVHKFKISSAALENFISAVEQGYCKYKNPYHNNLHAADVTQTVHYMLYSAGISSWLTELEAFATLFAAIIHDYEHTGTTNNFHVMSRSETALIYNDRSVLENHHISAAFRLLTEDDQNILSSLSKEEYKEFRLLVIEMVLATDMTSHFQQVKTMKTALSHHDFSLDKAKALSLILHCCDISHPSKEWRLHHRWTYLLMEEFFQQGDKEHELGLPYSPLCDRNTTLIAESQIGFIDFILNPTMDVCGDLLEKILLQVAQRANEDSISEEGSENKITEVLSEDDGKAQDDSKAKDDAKQQDDSKQEDAKPHEDGKKLSDEKTQQRSLSTVRPMRTTSTTSITSLTSITAISTDEGIKSGKVGSAPSSPRSPKGQLAPKELKRPWLKYLEENRSMWQERAAQDAEARRKRASPGNEGLESSRTESTPAESKTVQLKPLATKPSESKLAELQPLQSKSLESMPLEHKPLESRTPESRLLESKHTDPHTMDSKKLELSSLESTPLEATADTTTSAH
- the LOC144113214 gene encoding dual specificity calcium/calmodulin-dependent 3',5'-cyclic nucleotide phosphodiesterase 1A-like isoform X6, translating into MQIDGPGAPESSLLAQNRMGKDALQKSNSVPLMTGNSRRPEATRKCVLRLDGYSYLIVANPPPEAPAKDAPEGEAEEEDAGDPTKPGTVVVRRFQPRVATVVREKAGEQCDEGGRQNDAAAETEASAAGDRRHGKSHGALGDARPLPPVDTLEACDKAANRLRDLSTHLQHGDVPLDMLQKTLQYAACVLEAVCQDETSGSFSKGAQSFFRKMLDEEDDLSEVQPDAVPNEVREWLASTFTRQAATQRKRSEDKPRFRSVANAIRAGIMVEKIYRRMSSSTLLQIPPHLANLLKYVDDWCFDVFNVNEVANGQVLRYLTYELFGRYGIVHKFKISSAALENFISAVEQGYCKYKNPYHNNLHAADVTQTVHYMLYSAGISSWLTELEAFATLFAAIIHDYEHTGTTNNFHVMSRSETALIYNDRSVLENHHISAAFRLLTEDDQNILSSLSKEEYKEFRLLVIEMVLATDMTSHFQQVKTMKTALSHHDFSLDKAKALSLILHCCDISHPSKEWRLHHRWTYLLMEEFFQQGDKEHELGLPYSPLCDRNTTLIAESQIGFIDFILNPTMDVCGDLLEKILLQVAQRANEDSISEEGSENKITEVLSEDDGKAQDDSKAKDDAKQQDDSKQEDAKPHEDGKKLSDEKTQQRSLSTVRPMRTTSTTSITSLTSITAISTDEGIKSGKVGSAPSSPRSPKGQLAPKELKRPWLKYLEENRSMWQERAAQDAEARRKRASPGNEGLESSRTESTPAESKTVQLKPLATKPSESKLAELQPLQSKSLESMPLEHKPLESRTPESRLLESKHTDPHTMDSKKLELSSLESTPLEATADTTTSAH